The DNA segment ACAAATAAAATGCCTCCTGAATGATCCTGCAACTGATCAAAATCACCCTCGACGTCAACGGTTACGTGACCTTGTTGCAAAGTCTGGTGGATCGCATCGACAAAACCAACCGTGTTACCTAACTCCTCAATCTCCTGCAAAAATCGTGGCGTCCAACGACGGTCAGAATTAGTGAGACTTTGCTCGGGCTGAATCATAGTCATACTATAAGTGATTAGCCGGCAATCACAAAAGTCTGGTCGGAGCAGGTGGACAAAATAGTTTCCATCTTGGTATGTTCAGCAGGCGTCACCCAGAGACCATCGTACTCCGTCTTTATGACGACTTGATGTGCGACAAGCTCGCAGCTCTCGTTTTTATCCGGTGGTTCCCATTCGGAAATATCGTTATCGCTTTTATCCCTATTCACTGAAGTCTCGACAGCTAGCAGGTTAAGGCCATCATTCGCAAACTCTTTCCGCGTTTCAGGAGACCACTCTTGAGCTCCTTTTTGCCAAGCATCGCTAAGCGCCACGACGTGGTCTATCTCTATCTTTTTTCCTATTTCTTCAGGAGAAGAGAAAAAGGGAGTATCTTTGCCCGAATAAGGATCATGCAATTTGCCTGACAACACTTCACATTTTGGGCCTATAACGGTCTCGGTAAGGTCGCGTCGCAGAATAGTCTCTCTTGTACTACAGCCTTTGACAGTCCTCCAG comes from the Candidatus Saccharimonadales bacterium genome and includes:
- a CDS encoding HNH endonuclease family protein; the encoded protein is MIERYAIARKNQQRLAAVFATLALGPNLVACSTSAEEKNVATDIQCAPISRTAEGIRIPMSEVVCNLGLLAIKDSIPENEETKYDRDKQFGSGWRTVKGCSTRETILRRDLTETVIGPKCEVLSGKLHDPYSGKDTPFFSSPEEIGKKIEIDHVVALSDAWQKGAQEWSPETRKEFANDGLNLLAVETSVNRDKSDNDISEWEPPDKNESCELVAHQVVIKTEYDGLWVTPAEHTKMETILSTCSDQTFVIAG